One Gemmatimonadaceae bacterium genomic window, AACCGCAGGCGCTCAGAGACGCCGACACACAGCTCGACTCGGTGATCCGAGAGCTGGACGCCGCGCGAAAAAACCCCGTGCTCGACGTCCCAACAATCGAAGCGCTGCGGACGGCCGTGCGGCACTATCATGCATCCGCACGGCGCGTGAGCGAGCGCATGATCGCCGGTGAAACCGGCGACAGCATCGCGGACGCCACGGCGTGGACCACGAAGCAATACGATGCGCTCCGTGCCGAACTGGACGCGACCGCCGTCGCCGATCAGGAGCGCATCGAGAGCGCCTTCACGTCAGCAAGCCGACTCGAGCTCGCGACCTCGATCGCCATCGGGATCGTAGCGTTAGGCGCCGTCGCGTTTCTGTGGGTGCTGTCGCTCTTCACGGAGGAACTATTGACGCGCACGCTCACCGATCCGATCGGCGAAGCGGCACACGTCGCCGACCGCCTCGCGCGCGGCGACGTGACGGTCACGATTCCTTCGAGCGTCGATGGCGAGGTGGGGCGGCTGCTGCGCGCGATGGAACAGATGGTCCAGTACCTGAAGGAGATGGCGACGGCCGCGGAGGCAATCGCCGCGGGCGACGTCACCGTGCACATGGAGCCGCGTTCGGCGCAGGACGCCTTCGGCGTCGCGTTCCGGCACATGACGCAGTATCTGCAGTCGATGGCGCAGGTGGCGGACAGCGTCTCGGCGGGAAACCTCGCGCAAGCGGTCGAGCCGCGCTCGTCCGCCGACACGTTCGGCCGTGCGTTCGCGTCGATGATCGGTACCTTGTCGACGGCCGTCGCCGAATTGCGCGGCGCGGCGCAGGCGATCGCCGGCGCCGCGGCCGAGGTGGCGTCGTCGGCGCAGGAGCTCTCGCAGAGCACCTCGGACGAAGCGGCCGTCGTGCAGCAGGCCAGCGCCGCAATCGACCGCGTGCATTCGCTCGTTAGGCGAAACGCCGAGACGAGCCGTGAGACGGAGGAGCTGGCGCAGCGTGGCGCGAACGACGCCGAGCAGAGCGGCCACGCGACGCAGGACACCTTGCGCGCAATGCATCGCATCACCGAGCGGATCTCCGCCGTCGGTGAGATCGCGACGCAAACGAACCTCCTCGCGCTCAACGCGGCGATCGAGGCTGCGCGCGCCGGCGAGCATGGCCGCGGCTTCGCCGTCGTCGCTGCGGAAGTCCGTCAATTGGCCGAGGGCAGTCATCAGGCGGCGCAGGAGATCCAGACGCTCGTCTCCTCGAGTCATGGCGTCGCCCAGCGGTCGAGCGAACTGTTGACGACGCTCGTTCCGGCGATTGCGCAGACCGCGGCGCTCATGCAGCGCATCGCGTCGGCATCCGCGGAGCAGACGAATGGACTGAGCGAGGTGACGAGCGCGATGCGTGGCGTCGATCAGGCGACCCAACGGAACGCCGCCGCTGCGCAGCAACTCGCCGCGACAGCCGCGGAGATGTCGGCGCAGGCTGAAGTGCTTCAGGACTTGATTAGTACGTTCAAATTGGCGGCGTAGCGCGTGGACGGCGGGAACCGCGGAAAGCATGAGGGGCGGAAGCCCCGTGAAATGCGGAAACCGCTTCATGCGCGGTTCCCGCGGTTCGCAACGCCAAGGAACACATTCTGCATGCCTTCGCTGCATGACTGACGAAACAGCTCAACTTCGCCGCGAGATGGCAGGCACGCGCGACCGCATGGCGCGCGATATCGACGAATTGCGCGATCGCGCCAGACGGCGAGTCGATGCCGGGCGATTGGTGCGTGAGCACCCATGGTCTGCGCTTGGCGCCGCGGTCGCGCTTGGTGCAGTCATCGGAGGTACCGGCGCCGATGAGAAGGTCGCGTCCGCCGCAGCGAGTGCCGTCACTGGCAGGACTGCGAAACGGCGATCTCACGAGGACCGCGACGAGAGCCAGGCGCCGGTCGTCGAGGAGCATCGCCATCGGCCCGGAATCGGCGAGCGACTGGTCGGAATGCTCGGCGCAACGGTGGCGGCCACGCTGGACCGCGTGATCGATGAAGTGCGTGTCGCCTCACGCGAGTGGGGCGCGCGGAGGTCTCCCTCGATGCAGCGCGTGGCGCGACGAGCGCCCGTCGCCGCGGCCGCAGTGGTCGGGGCGGTGGGTCATGAAGGTGCGACCGACCGCGCCGTCGACGCCGTCCCTGTGCCTAACGAGATGGCACCTGCCGAGTTGGGGCTACGCGCTGAGGCGGTCGAGGCCGTCGGTGGCGGAACGCACGAGCCGCCCCTCGAGCCCGGAGCCGGCGAGCTCGGCGCGCGTTGGTCGTAGACGCCGCCGCGGTTGGTGATTAGTCGTGGGTGATGGGCGAATTCGGAGTCCCGCCAGCAACCGCCGTTAGGCGCGCATCTTTTCGAGGAACTTTTGCCGGAATTTCGCGACTTTCGGCGCGATGACGACCTGGCAGTACGGCTGCTCGGCGTTGTTCGCGAAGTAGTCTTGATGATAGCGCTCGGCAGAATAGAACGTGGTGAGCGGTTCGATCTTCGTCACGATCGGATCGTCCCATAGTTTCTCTGCCGTGATCTCGGCAATCACCTCGCGCGCCGTGCGCGCTTGCTCGTCCGAGTGCGTGAAGATCACCGAGCGATACTGAGTCCCGATGTCGGCGCCCTGACGATCCTCCGTCGTTGGATCATGGATCGTAAAGAAGACGTCGAGGAGCTCGCGGTACGTAACCTTTGTTGGATCGAAGGTGATCTGGACAACTTCGGCGTGCCCCGTCTGCCCGCTGCAGACTTCGCGATACGTCGGGTTCGGCGTCGTGCCACCCGCATACCCGGATTCCACTTTCTCTACGCCTCGCAGCTCGCGATAGACCGTATCGAGACACCAGAAACATCCGCCACCGAGCGTAGCTGACTCGCGCTCGCCTGTCATTTTACACACTCCTCCTGATTTCTCTCCGAAAGTTATCGATGCTGTCCAGTCGAGCGGGGTACGGTCTTCACATGTAGCTTGAGCGCGATGACCGGCCCGTCCCACTCCCCCCGCGCGGCATCAGCGCGTCAGCCCGAGCCGCGCTGGCCCGTGGCGATCGCGCTCCTCGCCGCCGCCAGTCTGCACTTCGTGTTGCCGCGCTCGCTCTTGATGGGGCCACCGTGGATGGTCCTCGGCGCGGTCGCGACTCTCATCGTTCTCGCGACGTATGCGCGCCGACGGCGGCGCTGGGCGCTCAACGAGCGGCTGAGCTATTTCGCGCTTTTCGTACTGACGGCGGCGCTGATCTTCGGCCTCGCCGGGCTCCTGTGGGCTCTGCCTCGACGACTCGAAGCACCCGCGGCACTGCTCCGATCAGCGGCAGTGCTGTGGGCGACGAACGTCGTGGTTTTCGCTGCCTGGTACTGGCGGCTCGACGCGGGCGGTCCCAACGCGCGAGATTTTCGCGACAAGCACGTCCGGGGCGCGTTCCTCTTTCCTCAAATGCTGCTGCCCGGCGCCGACGAGGAGCTGACGCTGGCCGAGGATGCGTTGGACGCCAACTGGCGGCCGGGATTCGTCGATTATTTGTTCCTCGCGTTCAACACGAGTACGGCCTTCTCACCGACCGACGTTCCGGTGCTTTCGCGATGGGCGAAGGGAATGATGATGGTGCAGTCGTGCATCTCGTTCACGAGCGTCGCCGTCATTGTCGCACGGGCCGTGAACATACTCTAATCTTCCGAGAAGTTCAGAGACCGGGCCTTCGCTCGTCGGATCGACAGTTATGACTTCGCTATTCGCGCACACGCTGCTTGTGCCACGATGGCGACACTCCACGCGAGTCCGGCCGCGAAGAGCAAAGTCACGGGAAAGAGCAGGCCCCACGGTAGAGCCAGCGCGCCGCCCGCGGCGCGCGCGAGCGCCCACGTACGTCCGTGCAGGCTGTCGATCACGAGCAGCAGCGCCCAGCCTCCGACCGCTCCCCACATCGCCTCGAGAGCCACTTCGGGGCGATCCCACCAGAATACGCCGGTGAGCACGGCCGCGAGCGGGACGATCCACCAGCCGACCAGCCAGCCGCCAAGCACGACGAGTGCACCGCACGCCAAAGCCGCGAGCGGCAATCGACGCGACGGTCGACGACGATGTGTGCCCGTCATTCGCGAGCCCTCAGGGTTAGGCGCGCCGAGGTCTCCTTGGCGCTCAGTTCGGGAATCCACTTCGGAACGACAAGCGCCTCGAGGTTGCCCTCGAGCCACTGCTGGAGATGATTCTTGTAGCGCGAGCTCGCTGGATTTCCCGACTGACCACCGGGATATGTCCCCCATGCCTTGAGCTCGTTCGAGGAGAGCTCGACGACCATCCGCCAGCTCGGACCGAAGATTCCCGCGCCACTCGACGGGTTGAGCGTTCCGCGTCCGCCCTGCGTCGGGAGGTCGAGCGCCGACAGCGACGGCAGGCGCAACGGATGCCAGATGTTGACGTGCCGAACGCGGCTCCACGTCCATCCGTTCTTCGCCGGATCGCCATAGCGAGCGCGCGCCGTGTCGAGCGCGGCCGCGAGGCTCGCGGCGAGAATGTCGTCGCGCGTCTCTCGACGCGCCGTGCGCCGGTCGTCCCACCATTCGCTCGTCGAATCGGCGAGGAGCTCGGCGAGCACCTCGCTCGACGGAGTCACGACGCGTCGAATGCCGCCGCGGGTCGGCGCTCCCGGTGCGATGAGCTCGTCCCATGTTCGATTGACGAGATCTCCGTACGCAAGCTCGAACAACACCGCCCGTTTGTTGCCGGTCGTGTACTTGCGATCCCACTCGCCGAGGAGGCGCGCCGCCTCGGCGAGCCTCGTTGCGTCGACATCCGGAACGGGATGCGTAGCCGCCCGCTGCGCGGCATTGAGAAAATACGGGACGAAGAGATCGGCGAAGACGCTGCCTGGATCGGTCTGGAAACGCCGCATCTTGTCGACCGTCATCGCGCTGTCGCCGCGAAGGAGTTGATTGATGCGTAGCGCGCGCCACGTCTCGTATTGTCCGCCGAACCAATAATTCGCCATGCGCGGATCGATCGGCTGCTGGTTCGCCGATGCGAGATAGCCCTGTTCCGGATCGCGTGCCTGCGGCGCGAACTCCACGGGGAGATAGCTGCGCCAGTCGCTGGCCGATGTCGTGCCGTCGCGAACAGTGAACCCACTTCCGCCGCCAGGCCTAACGGGAAAGCGACCCGTCGACCGGATGGCGATCGAGCCATGTCGATCGGCGACGAGCATGTTCTGCGCCGGTGAACGGAAGTACATGCCCATCACGCGCTGGAATTCGTCGACGTCCTTCGCCTTCGCCGCGAGACGGAAGCCTTCCGTCTCGTTCGACTGCTCGAGCACCGTCCAGCGCATCGACAGCCATTGCCCATTCTCGCGGCGGAGTGGTCCGCGATGCGTGAAGTACAGTGTGTCGACCGCGAGGATCTCGCCGCGCCGGCCGCGGTATTGCTCAATCCGCTGCTCGAGCGGCCGCCACGTGCCGTCCATGAAGTACTTGGTCGGGTGCTCGTCCTGATCGACTTTTTCGGTGTAGAAATCGAGGACGTCCGCGCCCGTGTTCGTGAACGTCCACGCAATATCGCGATTGAAACCGAGGATGATCGCCGGCAGGCCAGGGATCGTGACGCCATAGACGTCGAGTGTGGCCGGCACCAAGAGCTGCGCCTCGTACCAGATCGAGGGAAGGCTCAACTCGAGATGCGGGTCGCCGGCGAGCAGTGCGTCGCCCGTCGCCGACCGGCGCGGTGCGACCGCCCAATTATTGCTGGCGTAGGTTCGCGGCTCGTCGTTCCCCGTCGCCGCGGCGCTCGAGGGCATGTAGTCGTGAAGCGCAGCGATGAGCGTTTGTGAATCGACACTGTCCGGCGTGCCGGCGGGCGTGAGACGGGCAAAATCGAAGCGCGGCGCCTTCCGGCCGTTCGGCAGGATCGGCTCCTGAATCGGTGAGTTCTCGGGAAAGAGCGACGCGGCCGCGGCGGAGCCGACACGCGATGACGCGAGCGCACGCTCGAGCTCCGGCACGATGTAGGCAAGCGTCCATCCCATGCGGTTGAACAGCAGCAACGAGTTGAGCGGCTGCCACTTGGGCACGGCCTTGATTCCCAGCAGTCGAAATTCGAGCGGAAGTGCGTCGCGCGACATGTGGTCGATGTAGGCATTCACGCCGTCCGCGTATGCGCGCGTGAGCCGTGCCGTCTCCGGCGCCGTGGAGTCGATGAGCGCGAGCTTGCGCTCGGCAGACCACGGAATTGCGAGGCGCCGCATCTCCCGGTCGAGGGGCAATGCCTGCGGGCCGGCGATCTCGGTGAGTCGTCCGCTCGCCGCCATCGTTTGCAGCCAGAGCTGAAAGAGCCGGTCGCGCGCGACGACGTAGCCCAGCGCACGATAGGCATCGTCGTCCCTCGTCGCGAAGATGTGCGGCACGCCGCGCACGTCATAGCGAATCTCGACTGTCGAGCCGAGCGTCGGCACCACATCACTCGCTTCGTTAGGCAGCTCGGCAGTCCGCGCCAGCGCCCAGACGCCGTGCGCGGGGTCGAGCAGGGGACCGAGTGCGGGCGCCCGACCGATGGGCCACGCTCCGATCCAGAGCAGCGCCGTGAATAGCACGACCCCGCCGATCGTTCGTGCGCCTTGCTTGCCAATTGGCAACGTGCCGACCTTCATGCCGCTTCTCCCGTTCGCCGTTCCATGTCGCCCAGATGCACGCTGAAGGTCGATCCCTTGCCCGGTGTGCTCTCGAGTGTCAAGCGGAGTCCGAGCGCGTCGCACAACGAGCGAGCGATCGAGAGACCAAGGCCCGTGCCGCCGTAGGCGCGGCTGGTCGTCGAATCCGCCTGCTCGAACGGCTCGAATATGGCACGTTGACGCTCCGCGGGAATACCGATGCCGGTGTCGCTGACGTCGATGCGCCGCGGTCGCTGCGTCGCGCCATCGACGATGAGACCGATCACGACCTGTCCCTGGTGCGTGAAGCGCAGCGCATTGCCGGCAAGGTTGATCAACACCTGGCCCAGTAGTCGCGCGTCGGTCTCGATCGCGACGGGAAACGAAGGCACGTCGGCGCGGAGCGATACGCCGGCGGCCCGCGGTTGCCCCTCGAGCTGCTCGACGATCTCCCGGACGAGCGCGTCGAGGCGGACGGTTCCTGTCTCGACGGTGACACGTCCGGCCTCGATCTTCGCAACGTCGAGCAGGTCATTCACGAGCTTGAGCAAATGCTCACCATTGGCCTGAATGCGATCGAGATAGGTAAGATCATCGGCGCCGAAGTCGCCGGCTCCATTGCGACGGAGCACGCGCGCGAAACCAATCACCGAGTTGAGCGGCGTGCGCAGCTCGTGGCTCATGCGCGAGAGAAAGTCGCTCTTCGCACGACTCGCCGCTTCGGCCGCGTCGCGCGCGCTCAGAATGGCGGCCTCGTACCGCTTCCGGTCGGACACGTCCGTCACCGTGTCGAGCGTGCCGACCATCTCGCCGTCGGCGTTCGCCAGCGGGCCGCCAGAGATCTCCAGCCACGCGCCGGCGCGAGGGCCGTCGGTAACGCGGACCTCGCGACGGTCGGAATCATGCGCGGTTATGCCTAACCATTCCGCGGCGGCACGGCCGATGAGCTCACCCTCGGCGCGCCCGGTGAGCTCGAGCGTGCGTTCGTTCACGAATTGAATCCGGTTCTCCAGATCGGTGATGATCAAACCCTCTTTCATCGAGCGAACAATCGCGCGGAGACGCGCTTCCGATTCGCGCAACTCGGTCTCGACACGCTTGCGAAGGATCATCGAGCCAAGCTGCTTCGCGACGGTCGAGACGACGATCGCAGCGCTCTGGTCGCGACGCCGAACCGAGTTGAGAAAAAAGCACAGCACCGCGGTCACCTGGTGCCCCGCCATCACCGGCACGGCGCACACCGCCCGAAAGCCGTTCGCGACCGCGACCTTCCGTCGCGGTCTCGGCTCGTCTGCCTCGAGGTCCTCGATCCAGGCCAGCTCGCCCCTGTTCCAGACCGTTCCCGGCAGGCCCTCACCGAGCGCGAGCGAGAGGCCGCGTCCGCTCTCGATCAGCGGTGCGACGTCCGTGCCGGGAGCGGCGAAGCACACGTCCTGCCGCACGAGTCGCGCCTTGGGGTAATCGGGCAGCCACGCCTCGCCGTAGCGCCAGCGCGTCGACTGACAGATCGACGCCAGCATGACGCCTAACGCCGAATCGATATCCTCGGCGGCGCCGGCCTCGACGGTCACCGATTGCAGCAACTGGAGCACCGTCTCTTCCTGCCGCTTCTCGGTGACGTCCACGCCGAGGCTGACCGTGCCGACGACGCCGCCTAACGGGTCACGAAGCACGTTGTTGTCCCACTCGATGAGGCGCCGGCTGCCGTCGCGGCACACGATCTCGCGTTCGAAGCGCGCGGGGATCGTGCCGCGCCGCATCTGGGAGCGGAACGCACGCCTAACGGCGCGCTCCGGCATGCAGACGTCGAACCAGTTGTGGCCGAGCAGCGCATCGCGCGTCCAACCGGTGGTCTGACACAATCCTTCATTGCAGAAGGTGACCATGCCTTCAGGGTCCAGCGCGACCGCGACGAGATTTGGCGTCTCCAGCGTCGCGCGAAGCCGCTGTTCCGATTCCCGCAGCGCACCCTCGATGCGTTTGCGCGAGGTGATGTCGCGGCTCGAGCAAACGAACCAGAGTGGCTGTCCGGTTCTCGAATCACGAACGGCACGACCATTGGTCTCCAGCCATACGTAGGAGCCGTCCGGCCGTCGACAGCGCCAGGTCACCAGCGAGGAGCCGCGGTTGCGGTGGGCGCGATCGCGGCCCTCGGCAATGAGAATCCTGTCATCAGGATGAGCGAATTCGATCGGCGAGCGGCCGCGCAGGTCTTCGCTCTTGCTGCCGACCAGTTCCTCGAGCGCTGGCGCCGTGTACGTGAAGCTGCCGTCGAGGGCATGCGTCGAGATCATGTCCGACGCGTGCTCCGCGAGGAGCCGGTAGCGCTCGCGCGCTTCCGCAAGCTCGGCGGTACGCTGTTGCACTCGTCGCTCGAGCTCTGCGTTCGAAGCGGCGAGCAGGGCTTCGGCCTGTTTTCGCGACGAGACGTCGGCGAGCGTGACGGCGATGGCGTCATCGATCCGAACGGCCGACAGAGCGACCCAGCGTCGCTGTGTTCCTCCGGTCGTGTCGAGCTGGAACTCGTCGCGGTACGACTGGCCGCTCTCCGTCAGCCGAGCGAGGGCACGCGTCGCCTCCAGCTCGTGCGCGCGCGGCAACGTCTCGCCGACCAGGCGGCCGACGAGTGCACGAGGATTCCGGCCGGTGAATTCCTGGGACGCCGGGTTCAGATACACGACCTGAAAATCCGTGGCGCCCTGTTCGTTCTTGATCGGATGGAGAAGTGCAAAGCAATCTGGCGACGTGTCGTGCACCAGCCGGAATTGGTCCTCCGCTCGACGTAGCAGCGCGTCAGCGGCTGTCCGGATCCGCGCGTCGTAGGCCTGCCGCCGCCAGACGATTCGTCCAAATAGGGCTCCGCCAAGAAAGGCGGCGAAAAGCGCGGCGAGGGTTTCGTCGGGGGAAAGGAAGAACATCCATGACCGACGGATGAGCGATGTGAAGGCAACGGCAAAGCTCCATATGCGTTCCCGCGTGCACTCACCTCGCTCGCGCCAACTGCCTCTGCAGTGTCTCCGGAGTCTTATCCCCGAACTCGTGCGGTTCCAGCGGTACCCGGAGCTCGACCCCGTTCTGACTCACAAATGCCCGATACGGTGCCTCGGACGACTCGATGCGACGCCGTTCGCCCGAGCGGCGGTCGTACACATACCACCGCTCTCCGGACTCGGCCTGAAAGATCAAGGTTCCGTCGACGGCGCGTTCGGTGTACGCCGAGTTGCGTCGGTCACCAGCCAGACGACTGCGGCGATCTTGACGAGTCGCCTGATCCAGAATGCGTCCGAACATCTCGGCGTCCGTCGGCAGCTCGAGGTACGGTAAGCCTCGTTGCTGAGCCCAGCTGCCCGTGTCGCCTCGGTGGGTCACGCCAAAGACGACCACGCCGATGCCACGATGCTCGGCACGCGCAAGGAAGAGATCGGATCTGAACGTGTCGACTTCACCGTCCGCGACGATGACGAGAAGTGGAACGTGGCGCGCGAGCGCGTCCTCGGGTCGCTCGTTCGGATCCGCAAACACGGGCTCGAGTTGCGAGAGCTCGACGAGCATACCGAGGAGTGCACCCGTCATTGGCTGCGGTGTGAGGATCAGCACCTTGCCCCGGTTCGTGCGTATAGCCACGTGGTAGCCTCTTCGCTCCTTCGTCCGCTCGATGCGCGCTAACGTCAGTTCCCGGCACGCCGGCAAGGGATACAGAATCCCGCCGCAAATATATCCTGCCCTGCTCTCGATTCAGGTACACGTTTGCACAACAAATCCTTACACAGTGGAGATCCCGAACGGTGATGGTCGCTTACAATCCTCGCCCGCCGCGCGATGAGAGACGCTCGTTGTCGCCAGATGTCGCTGCGCAGCTTCAGTGTGCGCTCCGCGCGCATTGGGCCGAATCCGATGGCTCCGATGCCGAGCTGGCCGCCGCGCTCGAGGCGGTCGCTCAGGACGCGCGGGTCCGGGGACTCAGACCCGAGGAGCTCTTGCTCGCGATGAAAGCGGTCGAAGAAGAGGTCGCAGCGACCCTCAAAATCAACGTGACGCAAGATCGTGACCGTTTCCGGACTAGCCTCGTTGGCGCTTGTATGCGCGCCTTCTTCGCCGAAAAGAAACAAGACGGCTGAATGGTCGCTCTCCGGCCAGCAACCAACATTCGCCGGCGGCGCGGTGTACTAGGTACGAGCAGCGGCTCGGTCCCGAGTCGCACCGCAAATCCGGACCGCGCAGAGTACAAATGGCCGCCGCAAGGGCACTCGTGGGCTCGATAGCGTCTGACGATGCTCAACTCGTAGACGACCGCGAGTTGGTCGACCGCGTCAAGCATGGTGACGCCAGCGCCTACGATGCTCTGGTTCGCCGCCATCTGGCTCGCGCGACGATGGTCGCGCGGCGGCTCCTTGGTAATATCGAGGATGCCGAAGATCTGGTGCAGGACGCGTTCATGCGCGCGCTCGATCGGATTTCGACGTTCGATCAGACTCGTGCCTTTGCGCCGTGGTTTTTTCGATTGCTCATCAACACCGGGATCAACGCGCGGAAGGCGCGAGCGCTCCGCGCCGCCGAGCCCGAGCGAGGCGACTTTCCGTCGCGCGCGGCGAATCCGCTCGAGCTCGCGGAGCGCGAAGAGCTGCGCGAGCGATTCGTTGCCGCGCTCGCGTCGCTGCCGCCCCGACAGCGACTCGTGGTCTCGATGTTCGAAGTCGACGGCTTGTCGACGGCGGAGATCGCGGAAGCGTTAGGCATCAGCCGGGAAACGGTGCGATGGCACCATCATCAAGCACGACAGGCACTCCGCCACGCGCTGGCCGCGTTTCGGGGGTGATATGGATTCATCACGAGGAGAGACGGTGAACGAGGAGCGGAGAGTGGTGTCGTTGTCTGAGCCGGAGCGTGACACCCGGTTGGCGCGCGCGATCCGCGCCGCCGAGGGCGCGCCGCTGAGTGTTGCACGATTGGAGTTGTTGCGGACGAGGATCGCCGCCGCCGCGACGGCAGCATTGGAAGCACGGCGTGAGCGCGCATGGTGGGAGTGGATGACGCGGTGGGCGCGAACCGAAGTGGCGCTCGCGGCGGCAGCGACGATCCTGGCGGCCGTGGTCGGTAGCGCGAGCACGATTGGGCGCGCGGAGGTCGCGAGCGACACGGTGATTGCGGTGACGACCTCGTTGCGTCCGGCGGCGGCGACGCGCCTCGACAGCGTCGTCGCGCGGTCGCTCGCCACCGGGGCGTCTTCGGAACAGGTGATGAACGCGCTCGTCGGGCCGCCGAGCGGTGAGTGGCTGCTGACAGCAGCCGTGTCGCGTTGAGCGGAGCGCGGGGAGATGAACCGTTGCCAACATTGAGAGGATTCACACCATACGGCGCGAGCAAGCCGGCATTGGGGGCGCGTCCCGGAGCGACGCGTGCAATGGCGGTTGCCTTGCTCGTCGTGGTTGCGTTAGCGGGCATGGGACTCGGCTTCGCCGCGGACCGTCTCGCCTTGCATAACGAGCGCAACGGGTCGCGTCGCGCGCCGCCGCCATCCAGCTTCGGTGGGTCTTTCCGCGGACCCGGCCGCGAGGCCTACCGCGCACAGGGAATGCGTGAACGCCTGGCGCAGGAGCTCGACCTGTCGCCCGAGCAACAACGTCGCGTGGACTCGATCATGGCGCGGCAGACGGAGGATTTTCGCCGACTGCAGGAGGCCATGCGGCCGCGCTTCGATTCGCTGCTCGTGAGTGCGCAGGCACGTCTCGACTCGGTGCTGACACCTGCCCAACGAGACAAGCTCAAGACGCTTCGGTCTCGTGAGGTGTTCGGACCGCGAGACAGTTTTGGCTCGCGAGAACGGCGTCCACCGCCATTCTGATCGGTCGAGTTCGGTTCCCTCGGCGCCAGAGATCGCGTCGGCACCAGACCTGCCTTGAGAAGCGTTACGTCTCCAGGAGGAGGAACCGCAATGCAGCGTAGTTATGCGACCGGCGGATTCGCGGCGCTTGGTTTGGCGGTCGCGTTCGGAATCAGCGCCTGTGGCGTCTCGCAGCAGCAGGAAGTACAGCTGGGACAGCAGGAGTCGGCGCAGATCCAGCAGCAGCTGCCGCTGGTGCAGGATGCCGTCATCAACCAGTACGTCACGTCGTTAGGTAACCAGATCGCGCAACACACGTCCCGCGCCGATCTCCAGTGGCAATTCTACGTCGTGAACACGGATGTCGTGAACGCATTCGCGCTACCGGGCGGCATCGTTTACGTCAACCGCGGCGTGCTCGAGCGCGCGGACAGGATGGACGAGCTGGCGGGCGTGCTTGGCCACGAGATCGAGCACGTCGTGCGGCGCCACTCGGTGAAGCAGATGGAGCAGATGCAGGGCGCGAACGTGGGTGTGGCGCTCGCGTGCACGCTGACGAACATCTGCAGCAATCAGGCGGCGGCCGCGGCGATCAACGTCGGCGGCACGGCGATCTTCGCGAAGTTCAGCCGCGCGGACGAGGTCCAGGCGGACGAGGGCGGATTCCAGAACGTGATGAACGCGGGAATCAGCCCGGAGGGCATGCTCAGCTTCTTCCAGAAGCTGCTCGCCGAAGAGCAACAGAGCGGCGGCAACAGCAATGTGAGCTCGTGGTTCTCGGATCACCCGGGTACGCAGGACCGCATTGCCGATATCCAGCGGATGCTGGCGCAGGTCCCGCAGTCGAAGCTCCGCGGCCTAACGACAGACACGCAGGCGTTCCAGACGATGAAGCGACGCGTGATGAGCTTACCGCCGGCGCCGAAGCAATCGGCCAACTTGCGGTGAGTGGTGGTGGTTGGTAGCTGGTGATTGGTAGCTCATGATTCGGAAGGTCGGCGAGCGAAGCTCGCCGACTTTCATCGTTCTCCAACTACCAACTACCAGCCACCAACCACCAACCACCAACTACCTCCAGTGCCAAAGCACCGCCCCCGATCGTCAGGCTTTCGTGACAGTCGAGCGCAGCGAAGGGCACCCGGGGTATAACGAAGCCATCTTCTGCAGCGGCGCGCGCGTGCTGGCCAGCGGCGCCATGTTCGCCGGGCTGGCGCTCGCGCTCGGCGGCGGACACTTCACGATCGCGACGCTCGC contains:
- the msrA gene encoding peptide-methionine (S)-S-oxide reductase MsrA, which translates into the protein MTGERESATLGGGCFWCLDTVYRELRGVEKVESGYAGGTTPNPTYREVCSGQTGHAEVVQITFDPTKVTYRELLDVFFTIHDPTTEDRQGADIGTQYRSVIFTHSDEQARTAREVIAEITAEKLWDDPIVTKIEPLTTFYSAERYHQDYFANNAEQPYCQVVIAPKVAKFRQKFLEKMRA
- a CDS encoding penicillin acylase family protein, translated to MKVGTLPIGKQGARTIGGVVLFTALLWIGAWPIGRAPALGPLLDPAHGVWALARTAELPNEASDVVPTLGSTVEIRYDVRGVPHIFATRDDDAYRALGYVVARDRLFQLWLQTMAASGRLTEIAGPQALPLDREMRRLAIPWSAERKLALIDSTAPETARLTRAYADGVNAYIDHMSRDALPLEFRLLGIKAVPKWQPLNSLLLFNRMGWTLAYIVPELERALASSRVGSAAAASLFPENSPIQEPILPNGRKAPRFDFARLTPAGTPDSVDSQTLIAALHDYMPSSAAATGNDEPRTYASNNWAVAPRRSATGDALLAGDPHLELSLPSIWYEAQLLVPATLDVYGVTIPGLPAIILGFNRDIAWTFTNTGADVLDFYTEKVDQDEHPTKYFMDGTWRPLEQRIEQYRGRRGEILAVDTLYFTHRGPLRRENGQWLSMRWTVLEQSNETEGFRLAAKAKDVDEFQRVMGMYFRSPAQNMLVADRHGSIAIRSTGRFPVRPGGGSGFTVRDGTTSASDWRSYLPVEFAPQARDPEQGYLASANQQPIDPRMANYWFGGQYETWRALRINQLLRGDSAMTVDKMRRFQTDPGSVFADLFVPYFLNAAQRAATHPVPDVDATRLAEAARLLGEWDRKYTTGNKRAVLFELAYGDLVNRTWDELIAPGAPTRGGIRRVVTPSSEVLAELLADSTSEWWDDRRTARRETRDDILAASLAAALDTARARYGDPAKNGWTWSRVRHVNIWHPLRLPSLSALDLPTQGGRGTLNPSSGAGIFGPSWRMVVELSSNELKAWGTYPGGQSGNPASSRYKNHLQQWLEGNLEALVVPKWIPELSAKETSARLTLRARE
- a CDS encoding methyl-accepting chemotaxis protein codes for the protein MPIRTPARGANESRQSGANPLREKAFAALHGVTRELSIQRKIRLLPTIGGAAMFAILVMTIAFGMLSRHSTTRIRDGYYPSARLSADLRERLAAMEHRFDDASITKQPQALRDADTQLDSVIRELDAARKNPVLDVPTIEALRTAVRHYHASARRVSERMIAGETGDSIADATAWTTKQYDALRAELDATAVADQERIESAFTSASRLELATSIAIGIVALGAVAFLWVLSLFTEELLTRTLTDPIGEAAHVADRLARGDVTVTIPSSVDGEVGRLLRAMEQMVQYLKEMATAAEAIAAGDVTVHMEPRSAQDAFGVAFRHMTQYLQSMAQVADSVSAGNLAQAVEPRSSADTFGRAFASMIGTLSTAVAELRGAAQAIAGAAAEVASSAQELSQSTSDEAAVVQQASAAIDRVHSLVRRNAETSRETEELAQRGANDAEQSGHATQDTLRAMHRITERISAVGEIATQTNLLALNAAIEAARAGEHGRGFAVVAAEVRQLAEGSHQAAQEIQTLVSSSHGVAQRSSELLTTLVPAIAQTAALMQRIASASAEQTNGLSEVTSAMRGVDQATQRNAAAAQQLAATAAEMSAQAEVLQDLISTFKLAA